The genomic region GGTAATAAGGTGATACACGCAGTCATTTTTGGATCGATGATGGTTCAGCTTGTCCTCACATAGATACCCTAGGCCAGACTTCGGGCATTCTGCCTCCATGTACATAAAATCCTCGTTGTGAATTGCCACAAAAGGATAGGGTGGAATTAGGACTTTACTATCTTTATTAGGAACTAtggataatttaaataattcaaaggtAGCAGGAAGGACAACCGGGAACATAAAAACTATAACTATATTcctattactataataatagccTAGTTTaactaaatcaaaatattctcTATAATTAACTTGAGGGATTTGCTCTTTACCATAaaatttgtgtaatttatttagcatTTCTTTTAGAGAATTTGAATTGAACATAAGATGATGCGTACTTTTCGCACgaataaaacctaataaattttctaatctaTGTAATTCTTCAGATATATCATCTatattatctgataaaatcGCTACGCGTTGAATTAAATCTATGTATAGAGTAACGTTTAAATTATTGGCCTTTAAATCATTTATagctatttcaattttttcctgatttttaattaagttgtttaaaatatcagaTTGTTGTTCTATCCAATCTTTACTGAGGCTTATATGATTATTCATTTCTGTGACCAATTTATtctcattattttgtaataatttaattgcggTATCATATTTAATTGCATCTGTATAGTCTAGATTACcagaaatactttttataactGAACCTAAACCATCTATGAGACCTCTCTTTATGCGATTGGGTTCAAAAGTTTCCAACTGATTTGacaatttaataatcttataatGCAAGTGTTCAATATGTGAATTATAAagcgaaaataatttatcgtgcAAATTAGGcgttaatgaatttaattgatCCTTTACTATGGTTATACTATCACGAATAtcctttaaattaataatttgcaaaAATGAATGATAATGAGTGACAATTCTAGCAGTTCCAATATTAAATGGTAATATACCAGGTCCGTCATCCAAGCTAGTCAGGGTGGGATCTTCTGCTTGAATCTGGCACAGGATCAGAGGAAGGATTCTGTAACAATTTAGGTACCCTCTTAAGCCTAGATTTAGCAACAGCGCCATATTTCTTcttagtatagatatgaatAGGTAAATCAGCCAGTACAGTATCGTGCGTAAAACGCGGTGCGGTCTTTTGTCGACTAGCCCTAGGATTTCTTACAAAAATTTGTTGATCTGGATAATACTGTATTTCGGGTTCGCGGTTCCTATTAATGTTTTCTGTAATTTGAGTACGGCGTTCCAAAGAcgattcattaataattttgaatacttTTTGCATACTATCGCGATGTTCTTGCATATATTGCTGTAAGACATTTTCTGATAGATCGATATCTACAGGATCGCGGGGATCTAAATGACCGGTTATAATGTCAAGAGGCCTGCACTTCGTAAAACTGTGGATCGAACTATTATAGGCAAGAACAGCATACGGCATTAAGTTAATGATTAATTCACCACGTCGTTCAAGTTTTAGTAAACGTATGTGTTCTAATAAAGTTGAGTGAAGCCGTTCTACCATACCATTTTCGTTAGGTGCATGAGCTAATAACTTATGGTGATTTATTCTATGAAGCCTTACAAATTCACTGAATATTTGGTTCGTGAACTCAGGACCTCGATCCGTTACGACAGTCATAGGTAAGCCATGATGTGTACCAAACGTCAAAAGAGCCTGAACTACGCTTATTGCGGTTGCGtcctttaaacaatatgctTGAGCATACTTAGAGAATGCATCTATTATAGTGAGATATTTCTGAGAATCAATACTAAGTAAATCGAGATGTATTATTTCAAAAGGTTTTGTAGGAGGAACTACGATTCGAAATTTTGGATTTACTGGAATTCTATCATATTTCCCTTGACCACATATGCTACactcattaatatatttagttacTGCTTCCTTCATTTTAGGCCAAAAGTATTTCCTAGATAAAGATAAATGAGTTTCGTTAATTCCGCGATGGTTAGTTTTGCCTTCATGATAATTTCGTAGTATTTCCTGTTGCTTAAAGTAATCTTTGACATTTTGCAATTCTAATTTTGTAAGAACTAAATCCATAcatgaacttttaaaattactctGTATTATTGGAACTATAGTACACATAGCATCAGGGGGATGAACTAGAATTGCAGTTTTTATCATAGgatctacatattttttaattagtgaAACTATTTCGCTATCAATATTCGCTTTGTTAACATTAATATCTATCTTAGTATGATTTTCAAAAGGTTTTGAAATTATAGGCTTACTCggtactctatctattaaagtaataactaTCTGTctcttaaatttattcaacggGTGATCTGTTATAGGTATATCTAGAATTGGGTTCTCCGCGTCAGTATGAACTGTGACGGTGTCGGAATTTGCTGTAAGAGTACTTGATTTCGAATGTGCAGTAATCGTacttgaatttgaattaacaGTAATTGTATCTGAACTTCTTCTTATTAACGAAGGTGTTGTTTCTGTTGGATTAACCGCTAAAGAATCTGTTTCCTCATTGTTAATTTGAATACGCGATAAAGCATCGGCGTTACAATTTTGCTTTccctgcttataaattacggTGTAATCGTATTCGCTAAGTTTGAGCCTCCAACGTGTGAGACGGGAATTAGGTTCCTTTAAATTCATGACCCATTGAAGGGGCCTATGAtcagttataattttaaacttgcgGCCAAAAAGGTAAGGACGGAAATATTTCGTTGCCCAGACAATTGCTAATAATTCCTTCTCAATCgtactataattaatttcgcTACTATTAAGTGTACGTGAAGCGTACGCAATTGGTTTATCGGAACCAACGGGGCCTTGCGAGAGTACAGCACCGATGGCTAAATTCGACGCATCAGTCGTaagaataaattctttattgaaatCAGGATACTGGAGAATTGGATCGttcattaataatgttttacacCTATCGAAACATTCAATGTAATCTTTAGAAAATGTTATCTTTGAACCCTTTTTTAAGCATTGTGTCATGGGCTTCGTGATTTTAGCGAAATCTGGTATGAATTTCCGATAATAACCTAATAGACCTAGAAATCGTTTAATATCGGTTGGAGTTTTCGGAAGGGGATACTTTTGGATGGCAGATATCTTATctgggttaggttttatcccatcTTTGCTAATAATGTGACCTAGATACGCGGTTTCGAGTTTAAGAAATTCCGATTTAtccatttgtattttaaagttgGATTCACGCAATTTCTGAAACACTTTCCCAAGATTAATGATATGCTCCTGTAAAGAAGTGctaaatactattatatcaTCTAGGTAGACTAGGCAAATAGAATTTTGCAATTCTCTCAGTACATTATCCATTACTCTTTGAAAAGTAGACGGACTATTCTTTAGACCCATGGGCATTCTTAAGAATTCAAAATGACCATGTTCTACACTAAAAGCGGTTTTTGGAATGTCAGCTGGGTTCATTTCTACTTGATAAAACCCACTTGCTAAATCTAACGTTGTGAAGTATTGACAGTTACCCAATTTATGTAAGACATCTGTAATATTAGGAATCGGATATTTGTCATCCAAAGTTTTCTCATTTAACTTTCTAAAATCAACAACTAAACGCCATTTAACTTTGCCGGATGCATCTGCCTTTTTAGGTACCACCCAAATAGGAGAGCTCCATGCTGAATCTGATGGTCTAATAATACCCTGTTCTAACATCTTACTTATCTGATTCTGTACTTCCTGTCTATGAATAAATGGATAGCGATAACTTTTCGTATAAACCGGTATTTCATCCTTAGTTCTAATAGAATGCttaattttattcgtaaatGTTAAGGTTTCTCcttctatataaaatacatccGCATACTGTGAACATAATGACTCTAAATTTAAACGTTCCTCATTATTTAAGTGATCAGTACGCAAGCGAGATAATACCTGTTTCACACGGTCGGACGAACGTTTGGTGCGCGTGCACTCGTTATTATAAACCTCGGCACATACTGGTCGATCCATTGAAAAAATTACGTCATTACGGGTTGGATTAGAAATTTCCACGATAGCGCGATTGCTTTTCGCCTTCGTTAAACATTCAGAAATATGacaattacatataatttgtTCCGGTATAATAGCGTCTCCATTCTCAACATCTATAGGTAATCTAACTAATTTACTACTTCCTGCGGGTATGACGTCCTCATAAAGATTAGCGTTCCGTGAGTCATATACTAATAACCGATTCGTAGCATTGCaagtatttaaagttttagttttataattaattgatgctTCCCATTTATCTAACAAATCTGAACCTATTAAGCCGTCgaaataattgtgaaatttATAAACGAAAAATGTAATATCGTCAGGGTCATTAAATTCAGGAAAACTAGGTAATGTTATAGAATAATTACTACGAGTTACAGCATGAACATTACTTACTTCAAAGGGGTCATAATTAAGAGTAACGTCAGGAAAATATCTCTGTACTGCATCAGGGCTAAGAAAAGATTGGTTAGCTCCAGTatcaattaacaatttaagtGGAGGATtatgaatttgaatataaGGAAGCTGACGTTGCGTGTGTagatttaattctattttggTTTTTCTAATTTTGGTGGATTCTGAAAATCCTGATCGTGTTCTGAACGTACGTCACACGTTTCATCAGAATTTTCAGGTGCGTCTGTCTGTTCGTAATGTACATAAGGTTCATATTCCGTACagtaatattcattattataatagttatccTCATAAGGATATAAATCGGTACAGTAATATTTTTCGTTATCTATATATTCATTATGATTCATCTCCCTAGTCTTAAAGTAATTACTCGGGGGTGGATTACCAAATTTTGACCAATCATGAGCGCGTGCAAAAGGTGTTGGTGGTAAAGTCTTTGTAACGTAATGGCTAACGCCACTCATAGGATGCGGTTTCGGTTGCGCGGGATGTTTAGGCTGTAATCTGAACGTATTGCTCTGCGGGTTATAGTTAGGGGGTGCAGCGCGGAAAATTTGCATAGTACGAGTAGGACGTGCTGGTCCCTGTGGTTGATTAAAATTTCGATTAAAATTTGGTGGCTTAAATTGCGGTCTGAACGAATGTAAAGGCTGTAGTTTAGAAGAGATAGGTTCACTAAAATCATTATGTCTATAAAACGGTTCATTCGAGTACGGCATTCTAAAGGGTACGTGGGGTTTCCTATCAAAAGTTTCATTACGTTGTTGAAGGTATAAAGTGCTTTGTTCTTCATTCACGTATTCTAATGCTTTTTCAATGGTTGCGGGGCGCATGCAACGTATACGTGAGCCTAACGGATCTCGTAGGCCACGTAGGAAAGCCTGTagtgttaatttttgatacagGTCCCTTTTTGCCTCACGAGTAGTAACGACTGTTTCATGTAATGCTATATACGTCATTAAAGTACTAAAAAGATGTTGACATTTTTCGTAAAACTCTTGAGGAGAGCTACGACCTTGCGTTAATAAGGCTAAATCGTTATAAAGGGCGGTCTCATCTCTATGGTCAGAAAAGTTATTAACTAATACGCTTTTGATACCGTGCCAAGTAGTAGGTATACCGTTTGCATTAATAACTCGGGCTGCAGGcccagtgattttatttaaaataccattACATAACGCGGcagtttttaaagtatttccgggatctttttctataaattccTCAGCCAATTGGTcacttaaatgtataaatcttGTTAAAACGTTAACATTACCATCGAATTCTGGCAAAAGCCTAAgtgcattaaaaattttatctaaatcTGACATTTTAGATATCTGTATTtcctatacttataatataaaatatattaaatttaattaaatttattaacttcgttaaactaatataaaaaaaataataatctttacctaattaatatatctgaattatgaaatgaattaattcgcaaaatttgaaaattaattaattcgtaattaattaatatttaaacttattaatcttttatcaacctaatatctatatttgaattttacaatttgattttgtaaaattcgAAAATTAATTCGcgatgaattaatattttaaacctaCGCGCTACAGTTCCTCGGTTCCCGTGAATGGGTAATCTAGGAAAACTTACAAATCTAGGAATGGCAAGTCACTAAGAGAATTAGTGTACTTACAGGATTTTCATTTCGGCCTTTCTTGCAGTATCAATGTTCGGATACCCTTCGCGTTGCGGCGGCCAATAGATGTAGGTTCTTGGTCCCCGTCGTCGTCCCTCCGATGGAATGGCAATTCTCGATGCTTGTAGTTTCGCGTTCCGAGAGACGGCTCTCGAGGATCATCCACAAGACTGCGCCAATTATATCGACCGGCCCGCGAAGGCGCAAAAAAAAccgaaatttactttaaattatttattgtaaaaaaaaaattacataataaattactccTAACTTAATCTACGTCCCTCCCGTTCGATGTTAGAACTAAGAGTGCTCGTCCTCCTCGGCGGGGTAGCTGCAGCGTCGCGGTGGCGATGATTGCCGCAACACTCTCTGGAAGCGCAGGTGTGCGCGATGTCGCAATTCCTAACAGGTGCAGCTTCTTGGGTGGCCCCATGCATCTTCTAatcttatatgtaggtacataacactatcataaatttgtaattgtaaatattacagAATACAATCATTGTCTGTCACGACAACAAAtctaaaatacaaataaacacaatCATTGAAAACACATCATAGGTTTTCATTAGATAATTAGATAATCATGTACTTGCCAGGTTTATGTGGCGTTCAAAATTGACGGAGTTTTACGAGATCCGAGATTAGCGCTCATTTGCATTGACACGAATAGTCCTATCGGCACAAATAACACGATTGCGCCTCTAATGATGTACTTTGTTACCTCGGGGTGAGTTAATTAAGTGAGTACTATCAATGCTC from Colias croceus chromosome 3, ilColCroc2.1 harbors:
- the LOC123706091 gene encoding uncharacterized protein LOC123706091, which encodes MKILILPLILCQIQAEDPTLTSLDDGPGILPFNIGTARIVTHYHSFLQIINLKDIRDSITIVKDQLNSLTPNLHDKLFSLYNSHIEHLHYKIIKLSNQLETFEPNRIKRGLIDGLGSVIKSISGNLDYTDAIKYDTAIKLLQNNENKLVTEMNNHISLSKDWIEQQSDILNNLIKNQEKIEIAINDLKANNLNVTLYIDLIQRVAILSDNIDDISEELHRLENLLGFIRAKSTHHLMFNSNSLKEMLNKLHKFYGKEQIPQVNYREYFDLVKLGYYYSNRNIVIVFMFPVVLPATFELFKLSIVPNKDSKVLIPPYPFVAIHNEDFMYMEAECPKSGLGYLCEDKLNHHRSKNDCVYHLITTQRVVASCLFTPVELGAPALEKLDDAHYVISFPKPSKIHLSCSQDQYDVIKGSY